Proteins from a genomic interval of Vicinamibacterales bacterium:
- the hisH gene encoding imidazole glycerol phosphate synthase subunit HisH: MNIAVIDYGAGNLTSVLKGLRAAGAAPTVTSDPDDVAGAGAIVVPGVGHFGATAAIGAELRASLLRAAAAGTPLLGICLGLQFLFEGSVEAPGIPGLALLRGECFLLPPADGVKIPHVGWNTLARRNASRLLSDADDGAQVYFTHSYAAPVTGATTASCEHGATFAAVVERGNLFGVQFHPEKSGDAGLRILRAFVSSC, encoded by the coding sequence GTGAACATCGCGGTCATCGATTACGGCGCCGGAAATCTGACGTCGGTGCTCAAGGGACTTCGCGCTGCGGGCGCGGCCCCGACAGTGACGTCCGATCCGGACGACGTCGCAGGCGCCGGCGCGATCGTCGTTCCCGGGGTCGGCCATTTCGGCGCGACCGCGGCGATCGGCGCCGAGCTGCGCGCGTCGCTGCTGCGCGCGGCCGCCGCCGGCACGCCGCTGCTCGGCATCTGCCTCGGCCTGCAGTTCCTCTTCGAAGGCAGCGTCGAGGCTCCCGGCATTCCTGGCCTCGCGCTCCTGCGCGGCGAGTGTTTCCTCCTGCCGCCGGCCGACGGCGTCAAGATCCCGCACGTCGGCTGGAACACGCTGGCGCGGCGGAACGCCTCGCGCCTGCTGAGCGACGCCGATGACGGGGCGCAGGTGTACTTCACCCATTCGTACGCCGCGCCGGTCACCGGGGCGACCACCGCGTCGTGCGAGCATGGCGCCACGTTCGCCGCCGTAGTCGAGCGCGGCAACCTCTTCGGCGTGCAGTTCCACCCCGAG
- the hisB gene encoding imidazoleglycerol-phosphate dehydratase HisB, with product MRRAVITRDTRETSIALKLTVEGRGRYDVTTGIRFLDHMLELVARHGAFDLTIRAAGDLDVDQHHTVEDLGIALGEAVSKAIGTRRGINRAGYFVMPMDETLAVAAIDLSGRPHAVVDLKLAVDRVGDLQSELVQDFFEGFAQGARANVHVKVLYGRSSHHQVEAIFKAFARALRVACSRDRQLGRALPSTKGLL from the coding sequence GTGCGCCGCGCGGTGATCACGCGCGACACGCGCGAGACGTCGATTGCGCTGAAGCTCACCGTCGAAGGGCGCGGCAGGTACGACGTCACCACCGGTATCCGTTTTCTCGATCACATGCTCGAGCTGGTTGCCCGGCACGGCGCCTTCGACCTCACCATCCGCGCCGCCGGCGATCTCGACGTCGATCAGCACCACACGGTGGAAGACCTGGGGATCGCGCTCGGCGAGGCGGTCTCGAAGGCGATCGGCACCCGGCGCGGCATCAATCGCGCCGGGTACTTCGTCATGCCGATGGACGAGACGCTCGCGGTTGCCGCCATCGATCTGAGCGGCCGGCCTCACGCGGTGGTCGACCTGAAGCTCGCGGTCGACCGCGTCGGCGATCTGCAGTCGGAACTGGTGCAGGACTTCTTCGAAGGATTCGCCCAGGGGGCGCGCGCGAACGTGCACGTCAAGGTGCTGTACGGACGCTCCAGCCACCACCAGGTCGAAGCGATATTCAAGGCCTTCGCCCGGGCGCTCCGCGTCGCCTGCTCGCGCGACCGTCAGCTCGGTCGGGCGCTGCCGTCGACCAAGGGTCTGCTGTGA
- a CDS encoding histidinol-phosphate transaminase, which translates to MTMRLHLNENTAGCSPAVLEALRALTRQDAGFYPDYDEARAAVAACFGVSPDHVLLTNGLDEGILAAAGAALRERTAAVPNAVGVEPAFDMYEVCTTALGGRMVTVPLGEGFTLDTAAVRAAVTNETRIVFLANPHNPSGVACRLSDLRDLASAIAPVTLFVDEAYADFSGETLIDPDTFRHAPNLVVGRTFSKAYGIAGLRAGAVIGAPSTLGPIARVVPPYSLNAWAAAALPVAVADRAYRDWYLEQSAASRGLLQAACERLGLETWPSRANFLLIRVREPTGDIVSALASRGVVVRDRSRERGCERCIRVTAGLVDDTRRAAAALEEVLCAAR; encoded by the coding sequence ATGACCATGAGACTGCATTTGAACGAGAACACCGCGGGCTGCTCGCCCGCCGTCCTGGAGGCCTTGCGCGCCCTCACCCGCCAGGACGCGGGCTTCTACCCCGATTACGACGAGGCGCGCGCGGCGGTCGCGGCCTGCTTCGGCGTCTCTCCGGATCACGTCCTCCTGACCAACGGCCTCGACGAGGGAATACTCGCGGCCGCCGGCGCGGCGCTGCGCGAGCGCACCGCCGCGGTGCCGAACGCCGTCGGCGTCGAACCGGCGTTCGACATGTACGAAGTGTGCACGACCGCGCTCGGCGGACGCATGGTCACGGTGCCGCTCGGCGAGGGGTTCACGCTGGACACCGCCGCCGTCCGCGCGGCGGTGACGAACGAGACGCGGATCGTCTTCCTCGCCAATCCGCACAACCCGAGCGGCGTCGCCTGCCGCCTGAGCGACCTGCGAGACCTCGCATCCGCCATCGCGCCGGTGACGCTCTTCGTCGACGAAGCGTACGCGGACTTCTCGGGCGAGACCCTGATCGATCCCGACACGTTCCGCCACGCTCCGAACCTGGTGGTCGGACGGACGTTCTCGAAGGCCTACGGCATCGCCGGCCTGCGCGCCGGCGCGGTGATCGGTGCGCCGTCGACGCTCGGGCCGATCGCCCGGGTCGTTCCACCCTACAGCCTCAATGCCTGGGCGGCCGCCGCCCTGCCGGTGGCCGTCGCCGACCGTGCCTATCGCGACTGGTATCTCGAGCAGTCGGCCGCCTCGCGCGGTCTGCTGCAGGCCGCCTGCGAGCGGCTCGGTCTCGAGACCTGGCCGAGCCGCGCGAACTTCCTGCTGATCCGGGTCCGCGAGCCGACCGGCGACATCGTCTCGGCGCTCGCCTCGCGCGGCGTCGTCGTCCGCGACCGATCGCGGGAGCGCGGCTGCGAGCGCTGCATCCGCGTCACCGCCGGCCTCGTCGACGACACCCGGCGCGCCGCCGCCGCGCTGGAGGAGGTGTTGTGCGCCGCGCGGTGA